The Reinekea forsetii genome contains the following window.
AGGGCTTTGCCACGCTAAACGCTTACCTGATAATCAATGAGGTGGGCTCTAGCTATTACTCTAATACCCTACGCTGGTTCGAACTCTACAACGCAACCGGGACCGCTATCGATCTGGCTGAGTACAGTTTTCGCAGTATTTCATATCCGGCTTTACTGTCATCGGGGACCCACTTCGCGCTACCCAGTCAGAATCTATTACCAGGACATTATGTCGTTGTGCGCAGTCAACATGCCACTGGGACCTATGCGGACAACAACCAAGTGGTCTATATCAAGAATGGCTCCGAGTTCCCTTATTGGACGGCCGATGGTTATATCGAACTGATCCACGTTGGCAGCGGCGCCACCATTGACTACGTCGAGTTCGGGCAGAATTATGGCCCGACCGATGCCACCGCCTGGAGCGGAGACAAGGCGACGCTGATCTCAAGCACCAGCTCCTTCGGTCAATCGATCGGTCGTGATGCCAACCACAACGATAGCAATAGCGCGGCCGACTGGACGGCCTTCAATCCTGGCACATTCGGCTCAGTGAACGATGTTGAATGTGCCACCGATGCCGATTTCGATATGATCCCAGATTGCAATGAGGCGGCCGGCAAAACCTTCGCCGGCATGCCGCTGTATGACTGGGGTGCTCGGCCAGGGGTCACCGATATCTTTATTGAAATTGACTATATGAACTCCATCGATGAGGGCGTTACACCGCGCAAGGAGGCGCTCGACAGCGTTGTCGCGGCTTTTGCGCCCCATAATATCGCCATCCACTTCGATGTTGGCGATCTATACGATCAAGACAGTGGCAATTTGGACCCGCTCGATTTCGATCTGGGCGGCGGTCAACAGGTGCCCCTGGCCAATGGCATCTCTTTTTCACCCGTCGATGGCCGGGCCGATTTCTATGACTACAAGGCCGCCTACTTTAATAACGCTCGCCTGCAATTTTTTCACTATCTAATCTTTGCCAATTCGCAAAATTTTGACGGCTCATTGGGCTCCTCCGGCCTGGCCGAACTGGAGGGCAATGACATTATTGTCACCCTAGGGAACTGGGGACTGAGTGCGGCCGGTGATCTAAACAAACTGATCAACTACCAGGCCACCACGCTCATGCACGAGCTCGGCCATAATCTAGGCCTCGGTCACGGTGGCAACGAGTCGACTAACTTCAAGCCCAACTACCTCAGCGTGATGAACTACACCTACCAGTTGCGCGGTCTACCGACCATTGGCAGCAACGAAGGCGACCGCATGCATGCCGAGGTGGCCGATGCCTGTGCCACGACCCTCATCAATGGACCAACTGACAGCTATACCAGCTTTGTCTTGGATTTCTCCGACAACAGCTCCATCGCCCTCGATGAAACCAACCTGAATGAAACTCTAGGTTTTGGCCGCACCGGGTCCGGGGCCGTCGATTTCAATTGCGCCAATGGCGCCACAGAAACCGCCTTGAGTGCCGATATTAACAAGGACGCTAGTACCACCACTCTGACCGACCACGACGATTGGGCTAATTTGGTGACCGATTTTGGCGGTCTGAGCACCCTATCGAACCAGGGTGTACAACTAACAGCGCCGGTCGACACGCCCTTTATTGTTTGGCCGGTTCGGGTCCAATATGATCGGTCGCCCTATATAGTTGAAACCTTACAGAGGCCAGAATGATGCATAGAATACTGCTCCCAGCCGTGGCACTGGGCTGCGCGAGCCTGTTCACCGCTTGTCAGGCGTTGCCGCAGCTGACCGAACCGGTGGCAATCTTCTATACGCCCGAAATGACCCAAGGCGTGGTTGCCGACAGTGACGAACTGCGGCTGAAAAACATCCGTTTGTCGCCCTGGCTCTCGGCCATACCCGACTGCCTAGACTGCCGGGTGACCAGTCGGGTAGATGACCGGCCCAGTGGTCCGTCGCACCAGGTCAGCCTGTCCCAGGCTGAGAAAATCTACTGGGCCTTTGTCAATGGCAAGACCACGCCTTACCAGACCGACATTGGACGGTTCAGCTTTGTCGATCAACAACTCTATGTGCAAACCGATCCTGCCCAGGCCGCGGTCAAGCTAACCGATAGCCTCATAGTAGCGGACTGCCACTATCAACTGCTCTGGCAGGCGCAGCCCCGCGCCAGCGCCATGGCAGCGAACATCAGCGACGAGCGACCGTTCGTGCACTTCCAAGTGCTCTATCGCTGCAACTAGCCCGCCTCCGTTGGCTCGAGCTTAATCTGCCATGACATGGCCAGCCCTACCAAGGTGCTCGCCGTATAGGCTAAACTTCCTAACAGTCTCGATACCCTATTCGATATTCATATTCACCAGCTAGGAACCACCATGAGCGAACATCCCATTATAGCGGCCAATAAACCGATCAAACTGGCTCTGACTGAAGGTCAGACCTATCATCTGTGTGCCTGTGGTCGTTCCAAGAACCAACCCCATTGTGATGGCTCCCATGCCGGTACCGGCTTTAAGCCCAAGGCCTTAACCGCCGAACGCAGCGAAGATGCTTACTTGTGTGCCTGTAAGCACAGTCAAAACTTCCCCTTCTGCGACGGCACCCATAAGCAATTCAGCGCCGAACAGGTGGGCCAAGAAGGTCCCGGCATCGCGGTAAATGCCGCCAATGCCGCGCCGATCGCTATCCCGACCGTGGAAGAACCGACGGTCAGCTTTATTCACCAATTGGCGCGCGAAGGCTTATCGACGCTGGGTCATCACGGCCCAATGACCTCGATGGGCGTGCCCCGCCATACCCTGCCCCATTGGGATGATATCCAAATCATGGCGGCCCAGATGGCAACCAAACCCCTAATGGAGGCGGTGGCCGTCGGCACCGAATTGATTATTGGCCCGCAATGCCAGAAGCCCCTAGTGCTCAAGATGCCTCTGTTCGTCTCGGACATGAGTTTCGGTGCGCTATCGGAAGAAGCCAAGGTGGCCATGGCGACCGGCGCCGAACTGGCGGGCACGGGCATCTGTTCGGGTGAGGGTGGCATGCTGCCAGAGGAACAGGCCGCCAACAGCCGTTATTTTTATGAACTGGCGAGCGCCGGCTTTGGTTACCGGGAAGAATTGCTCAGCACGGTGCAGGCATTCCATTTCAAGGGCGGTCAGGGTGCTAAGACCGGCACAGGCGGGCATCTGCCGGGCAATAAAAATATCGGCAAGATATCCCAGGTACGCAATATACCTGAGGGTCAATCGGCTATCTCGCCACCGACCTTTAAAGACCTGGTCAGCGCCGACGACTTCAAGCGCTTTGCCGATCGCGTTCGAGAACTGACCGGCGGTATACCGATCGGCTTTAAACTCAGCGCAAACCATATCGAAGCCGATATCCAGTTTGCGCTCGATGCCAGTGCCGACTATATCATTCTCGACGGGCGCGGCGGCGGCACCGGTGCGGCACCAGAAATGTTCCGCGACCACATCAGTGTGCCGACCATTCCGGCCCTGGCTCGCGCCCGGCGGTATCTGGATGAGCAAGGCGCGAGCGGTCGAGTCACCCTGATCGCCACCGGAGGCTTACGCGTGCCGATCGACTTCGTCAAAGCCCTGGCCCTCGGTGCCGATGGCGTCGCTATTTCCAACAGCGCCATGCAGGCGATCGGCTGTGTCGCGGCGCGGATGTGTAACACCAACAACTGCCCAACCGGCATTGCCACACAACGCCCGGAGTTGCGCCAGCGCCTGAATATCGACAAGTCGGCGCGTCAGTTGCAGAACTTTTTCAACGCCTCGACCGAACTGATGTCGGTTATGGCGCGCGCCTGTGGCCATGACCATCTAAACCAATTCAACAAGCACGACCTAGCCACCTGGCACCGCGAGATGGCCCTGCTAACCGGAATTAAATATTCTGGCTTTAGCGATATAGGTTAGGCTGTCGAGATAAATCGGAGACCCCTATGAAGTGGAATGACCACCCGGCGCTTCGCGCCTTGCACCAAAACCTTACGCGCTATATGGCAGAGCATGCCGATGTCGCCGATTGGCAGATCAGAGCCCAATACAGTGAGGGTTGCCAGTCGCTGTTACTGGGTACAGCGGGCAATGCACTGAGCGTATATCAGGATCGTAACGTGGACGATTTGGCCCTGAGCTTGACGCTCTATTGCCCATCGCCCGATGGCACCCTGATGGGGTCGTCGTCCGGTTCGATCGACCCGCGCGCCAACCTAAACGAGCAACTGGCGTTGATTCACAGCAGTGCCCTGCTGGCCATGAATCCGTTCTACCCCCTAGCCGATAAACCAACGGGTGCCTACCCCAAGGTCGAATCGGCCGATGCCCGCTTGGTCAACCACCTGGGCCAGACCCATGCCGATCTGATCGCCCGTATTGCGGCGCATAGCTTGACGTTGCAGGCTGTACAGATCAATAGCGCCGAACTGTTCAGCAATGTCCACCACCAGCTCTTGCAGAGTTCGAACGGCATCGATGCGCGCAAGGTCAGCACCGATCTGTACTTCGAGGTGGCCATGGAACGGGCCCCAGGCCCCAACGATCAAGAGGTGCTGAAATACTGGCATTTTGTCGGCTTGGACGATGCCGATCTGGAAGCGAAACTCGATGCCGTAGCCATCGAGACGCTGATGACCGTAGCCGCTGAGTTACCGCCCAGTCGCGATCAGGCCACCATCTTGATCGACAGTTATGGCATCAGCAAGCTGGTCGCCGCCCTGGTCAATCAACTGGACGCCGCCAGCGAGTTCGCCAAGGGCCCGCATCTATTGCCGGGCGATTCGGTGCTCACCGGCACGCCCCAGGCGGGGACAGACCAACTGTCGGTGAGCGTCGACCCGAGCTTGGCGCAGATGGCCAAAAGCTCCCCCTTTACCGCCGAGGGTCTGATCGCCCAAAAGGCCGAGGTGATCGTCAACAATCAAGTGCTCACCCAGCTGATCGATGCCCGTATGGCCCATTACCTGGGTAAGGCCGTCAATGGCATTAGCGGCAATCTGGTGGTCAACAGCGGCAGTCTGAGCAAGGCCGAGCTACTCAGCAGCGCCAAGGAAGTGATTGAGATACTCGACTTTTCCTCACTCCTGGTCAACGCCGCCACTCTAACCTGGAGCAGCGAAATCAAGCTCGGTCGACTCTATCGCCAGGGCCAGTTTGTCGCCACACTCAAGGGCGGCATCGTGTCCGGTAATGTGCGCGCCAGCCTGGGCGGATTTAAGTTCAGTGCCCAACGGGTCAAACGTAATACGGTCGGTGGCTATTTTGAAGCGGCCAGCGGGTATGACGGCCCCGAACATATGTTGATTTGGACCGGCATTCAGATTGCCGGTCAGGCGGAGAATTCCTAATATGAGCCAGACCCCCTTAACTCGACCGCCATTGCCGGCCGCGCTGAGCGCGTTACAAAAAACCCTGCAACAGTGCGTGCAGGTACTGGAACAGGGTCGGGAAGCCGACTTCTATGCCTTTGCCTGGTATGAGGAGAAGTTCACCCAGGCCGTTGAGGCCAAACAAACCCTGACCACCAGCGTCACCCGTGACAGCGGTGTGGTACTCCGGCTGATGGCCAATGCGGTGCAGTATGAGGTGGCCACCAATGCCCTCGATGCCGACAACCTCCTCGCCAAGGCCACCGATCTGAGGCACAAGGTCGACGCATTGAACCCGTCCACTATCGCATCCGCCTATGCTCCCCTAACCTGGCAGCAAGAGCTGTTGACGCCCTTGCCCGATGACCTAATGGCCCAATTGCCGGCAGATCTCACGCCGACCACGGCGGTCCATTTTGCCCCGCTGTGCGGCCAGGATCCGGCCCAGGTTGAGCTAAAGCAGTTGATCGAGCGGGCCAAAGACTATCGCCAACAGGCGCTGACGTTGGCCGGCCAAGTCCAGGCCGAACAGAGTGACTACCAGCCCATCGCCGATGTCCGGCTGATGCTGCGGCTGCGCACCACCACCACCGTCTTTGTTGATCGCAGCAAAAGTCTGTCGCAAATATTGCCGGGTACCGTCTTGGCCGGGGCGGGCTTTACCGCCGCCGGTCAATCTGGCCGCATCGCGCTAGGCGGCTTGGGCACGCTGGAGCTGATCCAGTTCGGCGCGATCGAGCTCGATACCCTGGCGCGCACGCCCCAACAACTCTCGGTGGCCGAACGTCTGCGCCCCGGTCGCTACATGGTGATCACCGGCCCGGCGCTATCGGGCATTATTGCCCATGAAGCCTTTGGTCATACTCAGGAAGGTGATACCTGGATGAAGGGCCGCAGCATTGCACGCACCCTGCGCGCCAGCGGCACCCGCGTCGGCAACGATCAGGCCAGCATCGTCAACAACCCAGCCCTATTCAGCATGGAAGGCCAGGCGGCCGGCAGCAACGGCAGCTATTATTTTGATAACGAAGGTCAGCTGGCCCGCGCGCAGACCATTCTCGATCGGGGTCTGCTCTCGACCCCGATGACCGACCTGACCTCGGCGCTCAAGCTGGCGGTGCCGCGCACCGCCAATGGCAAACGGGAAAGCTGGCGTCGCCCCCTGATGACTCGACAGACCAACACCTACTTTACCCCGGGCGATAAGAGCCTGGACGAACTGATTGCCCTGGTGCCAGAGGGCTATTTGGCCGTTGCCCCCAACGGCGGCATGGAAGATCCAAAGGGTGGCAGCCTGACCGCCGGCACCGGTTATTTCGAAGAGATCCGCGCCGGAAAATTAACCGGCAAGTTGCTGATTGGCCCATCCGGTGGCCATATCGAACTGACCGATTCGGTGTTCGATATGCTCGACAACATTCAGGCCAAGACCGATGTTCAGCATCCGGGTCGCGTACCGCCGACCCAATTGGGCGGCTGCGGTAAATACCATAAGGAGTTGGTCGATGCCGGCGTCGGTGGGCCCTATATTCTGTGGCGCAGCGTCGCATGCGGCTAAGCGTGAACAACACGCAGTTCAACTTGGCGGCACTGGCCGACACGCTGCTCAACCCACAGCTGAGTTTTGACCAACGTTGTAGCGCACTCGATGACTTTGCCGCACATTGCGCCGCCGTTACCGGCATCACCCCGGACCGAACCTTCTCGGCCTGGGCTGAAGACAGTGTCTTGACCTCGGGGGTGGCCATTAATCCGGCCGCGGCCGCCTTTTGCATCAAGGACTACCAACGCACCTTACAATTTATCGCCGGCATCCAGGCCGCACTCTGCGCGCTGGACCAACGCTTGCCGGCGCGACCCATTCGAGTGCTCTATGCCGGCTGTGGACCCTTTGCTACTCTATTGCTGCCGCTCTTGAGCCAGTGGTCGGAAGGTCGACTGGACTGCCATCTGCTCGATATTCATGCCCAATCGTTGCACAGCGTGCAAGCGCTGGTGGCCGACTGCCAGCTCGAGGCGATTAACCTCAGCTATCACTGCGCCGATGCCTGCCATTGGTCAAGCGCAGAACGCTTCGATTTAGTTATTGCCGAAACGCTGCAAAAAGCGCTCGAACAGGAACCCCAATGGGCGGTGACCGCTAATTTGAGTCGCCTGCTTAAACCTCAGGGTATTTTTATTCCCGAACAAATTACGCTCAACCTATGGGCCGCACATTGGGACCAAGAACAACGCTATAGCCAACGGCAAGATCCCGCCGACTTACCGGCCTTGGTCGACGAATTTGAGCGACACTTTTTGCATTGTGCCGTGCAACTCAGGGCCGACACGGTGTCGTTGCAGCGGCCCATTGCCGATCCCCAAGCACTTGTCGCCCAGGTTGTAGATCTGGGCCAATTCAGCGTTGCCGATAGCATCCCCGCGCATCGATTCGACCTCATCGTGGCCACCACCCTACATATTTATGCGGATATTCATCTGCACGAGTATGATTGCGATCTAACGCGCAGCTATAAATTCTACGACTGGTCACCGCTCGCGCCGGGCCAAAGTTTTCGGGTCTACTACGAATTAGGGCCCTATCCGCGGGTGCGCATCGATCGGCTCGATCGAGGATAGGAATGCCCAGGATGGCGATAACCACCTCCAGCGGAGGGTCTTTTTGTGCGGGCCTATGCACCGATTGGGAAAGCGCACCCGGAGCTGTAAGTGACTATACGACTTAGCTGGAAAGACGAGCGGTGGTTAGATATTGGATCGCAACAGTATGTCGATGCGGATCTCTTCTTGTGACTCAACAGTCTGACGTCGGTCTACAATGCCTTTGAGGCGACGAATGGCGACCCGCACCAAATGGCCAGCGTCCTGGGCAATTACGCCGTCCAGTGACCTATCGCGAAGTGCCTGTTCAGTGAACGGCGTACGCTCATGTGCAATTTTAATGATTGCTGGGTCGATGCCCAATGCTGCGAGAATTGAAAGAGGCATACGGGCTTCAGAAGCCATCACATAAATGCCTATAATATCTGGATTGACCCTTAAATTGATTGCGATAATAGATCGTGCCCGTTCTTCATTGCCATAGGTCTCAAGCGAGGGAAGACCACGTAGGTTGGGGAAGTTTTCATTAATCTCTTTATCGAAACCCAAACGGCGTTCCATGCTATCGCGTGACTGCATACGCTCGGAAATCACCATAATGGAGCCTGTACGCCCACCAGAGCATTGACCAAGTAACAGCCCCGCTGTTGCCCCTGCAGCTTGGTTATCTATGCCAACCCAGTCGGCATCCATTTTGGTTTGGTTTGAGACAAACGGTAATACGGCCACGCCACGTTCTTGCAGGCGCATTATTGCATCGCGGACCTGTGGCGTTTCCGGTGACATAATTGCAACACCGGCGACATCTTTTTTCGCCAACGACGCAAGATAAGTCGCAATACTATGCGGATCATTTTCGTCGATGTATTGAACTTCGCACCACACATGATCGGCAGAATAAACAACCGCAGCCTCTTTTATTCGTTGAATAATTTGCTCGAGGAACTGGCCGCCCGATCGAGGCAAGGCAAAAATAAATCGATAGGTTTGTGACTTGGCTAAATTCGCAGCCTGGAGGTTGCGCACAAATCCCAAGGTCGCGATAGCATGATTGACCCGGTCGACCGTGTTTTGTTTTACCCCTTCGCGCCCATTCAAAACGCGGTCCACTGTGGCAAGGCTAACACCCGCGGCCTTTGCAAGATCTTTCGTGGTAGGTCTGGGCATGGCGTCAAGCAGCCTCATTGTGGCATTTCCTTAAAATTATCCCCTATCTAGCGACCCTCAACAAGAGGCACGCCTTCCTATATAGACCTTATATCACAAAAAATGAGGTACGTGACTAAAAAAGTCCTTGCCCTGACGTACGTACCTCATATAAAGTAAATTCGAGTCAAAGGCGCAGCAAAGGAGTTGAGCCTGACTTTAAACCTTGTGAGGAAACATCTAATGAAAACAAAAAAAATGATGACGACAGTTGCAGCGGGCGCAATCCTTGTTGGTGGCTTATCCACGGCAACCGCAGCAGAAGAGTTAACCCTATGTTGGGCTGCTTGGGACCCAGCGAATGCGCTGATCGAACTAAGCAAAGACTTCGAAGCACAGTCCGGCCACACGATGAATTTTGAATTTGTGCCTTGGACGAGCTTCGCTGACCGTATGCTGA
Protein-coding sequences here:
- a CDS encoding metallopeptidase TldD-related protein; translated protein: MKWNDHPALRALHQNLTRYMAEHADVADWQIRAQYSEGCQSLLLGTAGNALSVYQDRNVDDLALSLTLYCPSPDGTLMGSSSGSIDPRANLNEQLALIHSSALLAMNPFYPLADKPTGAYPKVESADARLVNHLGQTHADLIARIAAHSLTLQAVQINSAELFSNVHHQLLQSSNGIDARKVSTDLYFEVAMERAPGPNDQEVLKYWHFVGLDDADLEAKLDAVAIETLMTVAAELPPSRDQATILIDSYGISKLVAALVNQLDAASEFAKGPHLLPGDSVLTGTPQAGTDQLSVSVDPSLAQMAKSSPFTAEGLIAQKAEVIVNNQVLTQLIDARMAHYLGKAVNGISGNLVVNSGSLSKAELLSSAKEVIEILDFSSLLVNAATLTWSSEIKLGRLYRQGQFVATLKGGIVSGNVRASLGGFKFSAQRVKRNTVGGYFEAASGYDGPEHMLIWTGIQIAGQAENS
- a CDS encoding TldD/PmbA family protein, with protein sequence MSQTPLTRPPLPAALSALQKTLQQCVQVLEQGREADFYAFAWYEEKFTQAVEAKQTLTTSVTRDSGVVLRLMANAVQYEVATNALDADNLLAKATDLRHKVDALNPSTIASAYAPLTWQQELLTPLPDDLMAQLPADLTPTTAVHFAPLCGQDPAQVELKQLIERAKDYRQQALTLAGQVQAEQSDYQPIADVRLMLRLRTTTTVFVDRSKSLSQILPGTVLAGAGFTAAGQSGRIALGGLGTLELIQFGAIELDTLARTPQQLSVAERLRPGRYMVITGPALSGIIAHEAFGHTQEGDTWMKGRSIARTLRASGTRVGNDQASIVNNPALFSMEGQAAGSNGSYYFDNEGQLARAQTILDRGLLSTPMTDLTSALKLAVPRTANGKRESWRRPLMTRQTNTYFTPGDKSLDELIALVPEGYLAVAPNGGMEDPKGGSLTAGTGYFEEIRAGKLTGKLLIGPSGGHIELTDSVFDMLDNIQAKTDVQHPGRVPPTQLGGCGKYHKELVDAGVGGPYILWRSVACG
- a CDS encoding Ig-like domain-containing protein — protein: MGAVLSFVRPPLIVALGLLAIACSPKVTIVESVSSPTQLAPTMADQTLSDLAFAATVQDTISFSDTDSSSFTLIVTAQGAHGSVTITDADTGAFDYALTSADALSGDSFTVQLSDSTSTVSALISLAFADGTPPVVSFTPLDAAANVAIASDLVLSSDDPLDSETITVQNSAGVCSGSIQLSADNFSTCLALTGPTISDLARTVTVAPTLTLAEKTTYKVRATDALTNTFGTAIATVEQGFATLNAYLIINEVGSSYYSNTLRWFELYNATGTAIDLAEYSFRSISYPALLSSGTHFALPSQNLLPGHYVVVRSQHATGTYADNNQVVYIKNGSEFPYWTADGYIELIHVGSGATIDYVEFGQNYGPTDATAWSGDKATLISSTSSFGQSIGRDANHNDSNSAADWTAFNPGTFGSVNDVECATDADFDMIPDCNEAAGKTFAGMPLYDWGARPGVTDIFIEIDYMNSIDEGVTPRKEALDSVVAAFAPHNIAIHFDVGDLYDQDSGNLDPLDFDLGGGQQVPLANGISFSPVDGRADFYDYKAAYFNNARLQFFHYLIFANSQNFDGSLGSSGLAELEGNDIIVTLGNWGLSAAGDLNKLINYQATTLMHELGHNLGLGHGGNESTNFKPNYLSVMNYTYQLRGLPTIGSNEGDRMHAEVADACATTLINGPTDSYTSFVLDFSDNSSIALDETNLNETLGFGRTGSGAVDFNCANGATETALSADINKDASTTTLTDHDDWANLVTDFGGLSTLSNQGVQLTAPVDTPFIVWPVRVQYDRSPYIVETLQRPE
- a CDS encoding LacI family DNA-binding transcriptional regulator; this encodes MRLLDAMPRPTTKDLAKAAGVSLATVDRVLNGREGVKQNTVDRVNHAIATLGFVRNLQAANLAKSQTYRFIFALPRSGGQFLEQIIQRIKEAAVVYSADHVWCEVQYIDENDPHSIATYLASLAKKDVAGVAIMSPETPQVRDAIMRLQERGVAVLPFVSNQTKMDADWVGIDNQAAGATAGLLLGQCSGGRTGSIMVISERMQSRDSMERRLGFDKEINENFPNLRGLPSLETYGNEERARSIIAINLRVNPDIIGIYVMASEARMPLSILAALGIDPAIIKIAHERTPFTEQALRDRSLDGVIAQDAGHLVRVAIRRLKGIVDRRQTVESQEEIRIDILLRSNI
- a CDS encoding class I SAM-dependent methyltransferase, with protein sequence MNNTQFNLAALADTLLNPQLSFDQRCSALDDFAAHCAAVTGITPDRTFSAWAEDSVLTSGVAINPAAAAFCIKDYQRTLQFIAGIQAALCALDQRLPARPIRVLYAGCGPFATLLLPLLSQWSEGRLDCHLLDIHAQSLHSVQALVADCQLEAINLSYHCADACHWSSAERFDLVIAETLQKALEQEPQWAVTANLSRLLKPQGIFIPEQITLNLWAAHWDQEQRYSQRQDPADLPALVDEFERHFLHCAVQLRADTVSLQRPIADPQALVAQVVDLGQFSVADSIPAHRFDLIVATTLHIYADIHLHEYDCDLTRSYKFYDWSPLAPGQSFRVYYELGPYPRVRIDRLDRG
- a CDS encoding glutamate synthase-related protein; amino-acid sequence: MSEHPIIAANKPIKLALTEGQTYHLCACGRSKNQPHCDGSHAGTGFKPKALTAERSEDAYLCACKHSQNFPFCDGTHKQFSAEQVGQEGPGIAVNAANAAPIAIPTVEEPTVSFIHQLAREGLSTLGHHGPMTSMGVPRHTLPHWDDIQIMAAQMATKPLMEAVAVGTELIIGPQCQKPLVLKMPLFVSDMSFGALSEEAKVAMATGAELAGTGICSGEGGMLPEEQAANSRYFYELASAGFGYREELLSTVQAFHFKGGQGAKTGTGGHLPGNKNIGKISQVRNIPEGQSAISPPTFKDLVSADDFKRFADRVRELTGGIPIGFKLSANHIEADIQFALDASADYIILDGRGGGTGAAPEMFRDHISVPTIPALARARRYLDEQGASGRVTLIATGGLRVPIDFVKALALGADGVAISNSAMQAIGCVAARMCNTNNCPTGIATQRPELRQRLNIDKSARQLQNFFNASTELMSVMARACGHDHLNQFNKHDLATWHREMALLTGIKYSGFSDIG